In the genome of Sulfoacidibacillus ferrooxidans, the window TTTTTTCTGGCGATAAAGGGATGTCAGATTTGCTTGAACAGGTATTAAACCAAGTCCTTCAGGCACAGGCAACTGAGCAGGTGCAAGCACAGCCTTATGAACGCGCAGATGAGCGCCAAGGTTATCGTAACGGGACTCGTCCCCATCCACTAACGACGCGTGTTGGAACGCTCACATTGCACGTCCCAAGGCTTCGCAATGGGAACTTCTCTACCGAAATGTTTGCGAGATACCAGCGCAGTGAGCAGGCACTGCTTCTGGCTTTAGTGGAGATGGTGATTCAGGGCGTGTCGACTCGAAAAATCACTGCGATTACCGAAGAATTGTGTGGTGCTGAATTCTCGAAATCTACTGTGTCGGAACTGTGCAAACGTCTTGACCCAATCGTGAATGCGTGGAATGGACGTAACCTGAAAGAGAAGAAATATCCCTTTGTTTTGGTAGATGCAATTGTATTGAAAATCCGTGAGGATGGGCGTGTTCGTGCTCGCTCGGTCATGATTGCAACAGGTGTCAACGAAGAAGGATATCGAGAGATTCTTGGCATGATGATTGGGGATAGTGAGTCCACTGCGAGTTGGTCTGAATTCTTTTCATGGCTGAAAAGTCGTGACTTACGCGGTGTCGACATCGTGGTTTCGGACAGCCATAGCGGTCTTGTCAAGGCGCTACATTCACAGTTCCAGGGGAGTACGTGGCAACGCTGCCAAACGCACTTCATGCGTAACTTCTTGGAAGCGACACCAAAGAGTCTACACGACGAGCTGTACGGAAAAGTCCGTGCCATTCTTGATGCGCCAGACGTGGAAACCGCGAGGATGTTGATGAACAAGGTTGTAGAAGACTACGGAGACAAAGCCACTAAAGCCATTGCTGTGCTGGAGGACGGATTCGATGACATTACAGCGGTTCTGTCATTGCCAGACCGATATCGCAAACGACTGCGCACAACCAACGGTATGGAGCGGCTCAATGAGGAAATACGGCGACGGGATCGCGTGATTCGGATTTATCCTAACCGGGATTCTGTGACACGGCTCATTGGCGCGTTGCTGATGGAGATGGACGAGAAGTGGCAAACGGGACACAAATACTTGGATATGGCGGAGTATTTCGTGTGGCGTGATGAACAGAAAAAACTAAGCGAAATGCAACCGAAACTACAACAAATCAGTTAACATATCTACACATCTACCGTGGGGCGAATTTACACCACATTTAGGACTTGATCGTTCACTGCAACGCTAGTACATAAATTGATCGTAATAGTACATAAGAACTAGTCTATATCATCCATCTGGATCTTATTTTATAGTCCTCTTCTCAGATAAGCTATAAATGTAATATGAGATTACGGTTCACATCAATAGTGCATTTCATGATTTACTTATTTAAGAAATATATTTAATTA includes:
- a CDS encoding IS256 family transposase, translated to MAQYNITLDDTVLKGLFSGDKGMSDLLEQVLNQVLQAQATEQVQAQPYERADERQGYRNGTRPHPLTTRVGTLTLHVPRLRNGNFSTEMFARYQRSEQALLLALVEMVIQGVSTRKITAITEELCGAEFSKSTVSELCKRLDPIVNAWNGRNLKEKKYPFVLVDAIVLKIREDGRVRARSVMIATGVNEEGYREILGMMIGDSESTASWSEFFSWLKSRDLRGVDIVVSDSHSGLVKALHSQFQGSTWQRCQTHFMRNFLEATPKSLHDELYGKVRAILDAPDVETARMLMNKVVEDYGDKATKAIAVLEDGFDDITAVLSLPDRYRKRLRTTNGMERLNEEIRRRDRVIRIYPNRDSVTRLIGALLMEMDEKWQTGHKYLDMAEYFVWRDEQKKLSEMQPKLQQIS